A single Drosophila ananassae strain 14024-0371.13 chromosome 3L, ASM1763931v2, whole genome shotgun sequence DNA region contains:
- the LOC6494549 gene encoding uncharacterized protein LOC6494549 → MQLFTQTLILAVALVSVSAVPNFGADLSLFRMVMGEVESRVLTPAAQTCANTYLNATQKNGDKLANATNLCEEAANRTTVANSQQSNATVSLIRTQLLTLEKNLELCRNETDSARFLNCTTATFDKNLQLLDTSNSQAYQTQTLFVANSTQVAAARTNCISAAVSEAKVAAIQSANDYDNCVAKIPAQRDIPHEQIKPVQEQIVQEPVQMEPIQEEHIPHQQPII, encoded by the exons ATGCAGCTTTTCACACAAACCCTCATTTTGGCCGTGGCCCTTGTCAGC gTCAGCGCTGTTCCCAACTTTGGTGCCGATTTGAGCCTTTTCCGTATGGTTATGGGTGAAGTCGAGTCCCGAGTCCTGACGCCCGCTGCCCAGACCTGTGCCAACACCTACCTGAACGCCACCCAGAAGAATGGAGACAAGCTGGCCAATGCCACCAATCTCTGTGAAGAGGCCGCCAATCGCACCACCGTCGCTAACAGCCAACAAAGCAATGCCACAGTCAGCCTGATCCGCACCCAGCTTCTCACCCTGGAGAAGAATTTGGAGCTGTGCCGCAACGAGACCGATTCGGCAAGGTTCCTCAACTGCACCACTGCAACT TTCGATAAGAACCTCCAGCTTTTGGACACCTCGAACTCGCAGGCTTACCAAACCCAGACCCTGTTTGTGGCCAACTCCACCCAGGTGGCTGCTGCCAGGACCAACTGCATTAGCGCTGCTGTCAGCGAGGCAAAGGTGGCTGCCATTCAGTCTGCCAATGATTATGACAACTGTGTGGCCAAAATCCCGGCCCAGCGGGACATTCCTCACGAACAAATTAAGCCTGTTCAGGAGCAGATTGTCCAGGAGCCTGTCCAGATGGAGCCTATCCAGGAGGAGCATATTCCCCACCAGCAGCCTATTATCTAA